TTGATCCCTTTGCCGACAATAACGCCTGACCTCAAGTGATTGACATGACTACCGGCCAGCGAGATCGAATCTCCGACAACCAATGTCGAGGGGAAAGTGGCAAAGTTTGTCACATCGGTGACCCTGGTCGAATCACCTCCACCTGCCCCAACAGCAACAGATATGGTGGTCGTTGAAATGATGGTGTGCACCTTGGTTGATGTGCGAAGAAGGGCATTTTGTAACCCTGTGCTCAGTCGTAGCATTGTGTCTCTCCTTAAAATATGGTGTGAATGAAGTTATATCCTCGAAGTAGCCCCGCCCCGTTTATCCCGGCATCAGGATAAACGACCTTATCGCGGGTCAGGTTTCTGAACTGCCCTGTGGGCGTACCAAGACATGCCCCCTTGGATGATGCCCACAAGGCGCATAATCCTGGCTCCTGCAGCCCTATTTCAAGACCATCAACAAGGTCGATAGCCACACTCCATTCAATGGCCGGGTATGGTGCCACCATGAGCAAAGCGAACTCTTCCGGCCTTAACCCTGACATGAAATAGGTCGCCTTCTCAGTCGAGATGAAGAGCCCCTGGGCCACCGGCTTCATCATGATGACCCGTGATTCGAGCGGGATAATGTTTCGAGCCAGGTCATAGTGAGAAAACGCAAACGGCTCGCTGAACACAATAGCAGTGCCCGAACTGAGGAAGATGCGCCCGAGGTGAAAGGCGATATGCTCACCGGCAATCGGCCCAATAAACGTACGATTCCCCGTATCAGGCAGCGTCGTGGTCATGGCCCAAACATGGTCATTGCCATTAAAGACAACCCCAAGCTGACTTCCGTTGACGTAGTAGGTCTGATCGTTGACTTGGGCATAGTCCACCCGAGCATCAACCATTCCAGTACGGATTACCGTGCGCACGTAGTCCGGCTCCAAGATGCACAGCTCGTCCCCAGCGACAAAGAGACATGCACCGCCATCGCAGAACAGGCTATGGCTTGCGCCACTGAAGATACTGGCAAATCCATCCCGCCTGCTCACCCTCCCGGTACGATCGACCACGACGTTGACCGCGACTGTAAGGTCCGAAACCCCGGTTTCTGGATCAAAGGGAGCCCTGACCGGATCAACAACGGTGTTCAGCCCAGTCGAACCACGAAAAAGTGTCTTGTCCTCGCTCATAAGAACTCCCCCCGCACCACCGGCGGTTCGCGTCGTGACACGCCAAGATCCTCGACGTAGCATGGCAATCCGTTTTCAAGGGCATCGATGAACAGAGTCATGTAATGGTCGGTGTTCACCTTTTTGCCTTCAATTCCGTCTTCGATCTTGTCAAACAGCTTCCATGCCGCATAGTTGGTAAGCATGTCGTGAAACTGGAGAGGCAGGCCATCGGGTTCGTCGGTATCTGCCACCAAGGAAGCAGGCTTGCGGTAGTACCAAAGAGTCAGGTCCTGAGCCGTTGTCGGCACGAAGTGAATCCTGAGATTATTCCCCAACATGGCAACAGCCTTGACGTTGCCCGCCTCACTCTTCACCGCGCCCAAGCACATGCGATAAAGGCTTGCTGTTGTTGAAAAGACAATGACATCACGCTCTATGGAGTCGTTGTGCACCTTGAACAACTCACGATGATAGTCAACCGGTAGTGCCACGGTGTTCTCATCCGCCGTGGTCGACACCGTGCTGGTGGTCTCCAGCCCAGGCAAGAGCACCTTTGCCGAGATCACATCCATGGCCTTATTGATCAAGGCCAAGATCATGTCCTCGTCATAGGCGTCATCCTGAATCACATCCTGAACCTCTTCGATCAAGTCAATGGCGGTAGACATTATCCTGGCCTCTCTTGCTTGTTACTGTTCGCTGGTCGAGACGGTGCCTGTACCTCCAGGCACGTCCACGGTCTCTGATTCCTGCTGCAGCTCGGCAAACGCCTGGTCATAGAGCTCAGCTGCCACCCTGCCGCCACACATCTTATTGAGCACGGCCTTGCTCGGCATGCCCGAGGTGGTAAAGTTTGCGTCATCGTTACTTGAGAGCATCTCTTTCATGGCATTTTTAACCATCTCAAGGGTGATATTCTCGTCAAACCTGGCCGGTCCCCTCGCCGCATTAACACCAAAGGTCTTGGCTTGATCTGAAGAAATGCAGCCAGCTTCAAGAGCGGCATTATGGAGGAATTCCGGCAATTCCCGCCAATCATGGCCAACAAGGGCAACGTGCCCCGATGGATCGGTGATCCGTCGTACTTTTTCGTCTCGTGATCTAAACTTCATGGAGATATCCTCCTCTGTGGGTAAGAGTAGTGGCCCCTACTTGCGCATGCTTTCAGAGCCTTGTGGTAAACCTAATGGTCTTTTTATCCCTGGCTGAACTCAGTCTTGCCTGACTTAACGTACATAACGACCAAGCGAGCTTTGCCCGCGCTTGGCGCTGCCCCGCCACCCGTCCAGGTGATGCCGACATCCACCATGGCATCCTCTTCCTGGCATAGGCCGGTAAGGGGGAACGAGCCCACGGCATGGACGTTGAATCCGGATCCGTACTTTCCGGTACTGGTGGAGATGCCAACGCTGATGACATCAGTTAAGCCGGAGTTGAAGGCCTGATCGATGCGGACAGCGCCACCGACAACGATGGCCCCAATCGGCAGCTCGACGGCGGCAGCAAATACGCCTGAGGTCAAATCGGCGTAAGTAAACTCTACGATGGCGCAGCCAACATCCTGGCGGCCGGAATCTTTCTTAATGGTCATGATGGTTCTCCCTATGAAATCGAGGTGAATGGCTTGGTGCCATACTCAGGCACGCCGCCAATATCGCTTACGGCAAGTAGTGGTCGATGGCGATAACGCCAAAGTCCTCAACACCCTTATCGTAGATGGAGTGAAACTTGGGTTTGACCAGGCCGAACATCTTGTCCACGTTGATGCCTTGGCGAGAGTCGTAATCAAACTTCTTCTCGCACCACTCCGGGGTGCCGATGTCTGCCAGACCAAGGGCCTGAGCCCCACACAACAATGACCGGGTGCCGTCGATGGCGCCCAGTGCTCCCCATTTTGATCCAGAGGCCGCGCCCTTGGTGCTATAGACCAGCCGATGCTCGTGGAAGACGATACCGTCCACGGTGACAGCGGTGCCAGAGAACCAGGGATTGTTGGTGTCCCGGGGCAAAGCGGTAATAACCGCACGCTGGTAGTCAGCATCCTTCTTTAACTCAGCTAAGGTGCCGGGCTTGACCAGCATGACGTAATACTCCCGCCCTCCCGACATCAATGGCTTGACATAGTGATCCTTGGCGTAAGCTGCCACGTCCACGATCATCTTGTAGTTGGGCAGGAATGAATTGGTGATCGTGGTCGTATCACCCGCAACCAAGGCCGATCCGGTCCAGTTCAAGTGCCGGTTAGCAGTCGGTGCCGAAACATCAGCCGCAAAAGCAAGCCCAGGGAACGGAGACTTGATGCGGGCCGAACCGTCATTGTTGAAGGCGTAAGAGATGCCAGACAGGGTCAGGAACGCCAACTGATCAACCCGGTTTGCCAGCCAGTAAGCCAAGCGTTCCTTGGCCTGCTCACGGAATTTGATGACGGTCTTCTGGTCGGCGAGCTTGCCCTTGTTGCCGACGCTGTGGGTGATGAGGTCGATGCCAATCGTCTCGTTGTACGACTGCATCGACTCCTCATTGCCCTCACGCTGGTTGTCGCCGATAACACCGTCCTCGATCAGATCGGCCACCAGGAACATGAGGACCTGCTCGCCCTTTTCAGTCTTGGTCAACTCGGTGACACGCTGGATCATCGAGCCATCTCCTGAGCCTACGAATTTCTTGATAAACATCTGGTCCCGGGCCGCGTTCCAGACGTCGGTAGACCAAACAACCTTTTGCTGCGGAGTCAGATCCGCAAAATTAGTCAAAGCCATGCCAGTAGTCCTCGAATGAGAGTTGTAAGACCCCACACCACGCGGGATCCAAAACGCTCCCGGATAACGCACCGGAAATTGCGAGAACGACCTTTGATGTCGGGTGATCGAAACCCGGTCAGACTATCGCGCTGACATGGCGAGACTCGCTTGGTAAGGGAAGCGGCCCCTGGCATCCTGCTCACCATCCCCTTGCCAATGGAGGATAGGGCCAGTCTTTCCTGGTTGTCAGGGCAGCTTTCTTAGATAACGTCCCCGCGTAATCGCTTCCGTTCTGCTATTGGCAATGCCGCTATCTCTTCTGCGGTCATCTGCAGCGGATTCATAACCGTATCGACTGTCGCCCTGTTGCCAGATCCCATCCGGGCGGTGGGAGGCGGTTGCCGGTTGGCGGCATCGGCATTACGGGCCATTGAGGTCTGCT
The window above is part of the Desulfobulbaceae bacterium genome. Proteins encoded here:
- a CDS encoding N4-gp56 family major capsid protein, encoding MALTNFADLTPQQKVVWSTDVWNAARDQMFIKKFVGSGDGSMIQRVTELTKTEKGEQVLMFLVADLIEDGVIGDNQREGNEESMQSYNETIGIDLITHSVGNKGKLADQKTVIKFREQAKERLAYWLANRVDQLAFLTLSGISYAFNNDGSARIKSPFPGLAFAADVSAPTANRHLNWTGSALVAGDTTTITNSFLPNYKMIVDVAAYAKDHYVKPLMSGGREYYVMLVKPGTLAELKKDADYQRAVITALPRDTNNPWFSGTAVTVDGIVFHEHRLVYSTKGAASGSKWGALGAIDGTRSLLCGAQALGLADIGTPEWCEKKFDYDSRQGINVDKMFGLVKPKFHSIYDKGVEDFGVIAIDHYLP